The following are encoded together in the Streptomyces sp. NBC_00341 genome:
- a CDS encoding MarR family winged helix-turn-helix transcriptional regulator, giving the protein MTATDPALTALSQGWCALSLLHGKIEAHIERALQSRHDLSVREYSLLDVLSRQHSGPGGHLQMKQVADAVVLSQSATTRLVTRLEDRGLLTRYLCDTDRRGIYTDVTEAGLTLLAEARPTNDTALRAALDEAAKDPELVPLVRAVEELKVPV; this is encoded by the coding sequence ATGACCGCGACGGACCCGGCACTGACCGCCCTCTCCCAGGGCTGGTGCGCGCTCTCCCTGCTCCACGGGAAGATCGAGGCCCATATCGAGCGCGCCCTGCAGAGCCGGCACGACCTCAGCGTGCGGGAGTACTCGCTGCTGGACGTGTTGAGCCGGCAGCACAGCGGACCGGGCGGACATCTGCAGATGAAGCAGGTGGCCGACGCCGTCGTGCTCAGCCAGAGCGCCACCACGCGCCTGGTCACCCGCCTCGAGGACCGCGGTCTGCTGACCCGGTACCTCTGCGACACCGACCGCAGGGGTATCTACACCGATGTCACCGAGGCCGGTCTCACCCTGCTCGCCGAGGCCAGGCCGACCAATGACACCGCTCTGCGTGCCGCACTCGACGAGGCCGCCAAGGACCCCGAGCTGGTGCCGCTCGTACGGGCGGTCGAGGAGCTGAAGGTCCCCGTGTAG
- a CDS encoding MFS transporter produces MPLALLALAIGAFGIGTTEFVIMGLLPEVAADFHVSIPTAGYLVSGYAMGVVLGAPLMSVLGTRVTRKRMLMILMGLFVIGNVVSATAPVLGVMLAGRVIASLAHGAFFGIGSVVAADLVAPHKKAGAIAMMFTGLTVANVVGVPLGTYIGQTTGWRTTFFLVAALGVIGLLGVAKLVPEQPRAEGVRLRHELAAFRNVQVLLAMAMTVLGFGGVFAAITYITPMMTEIAGYSASSVTWLLVLFGLGMVGGNLLGGKFADRHLMPLLYVSLGALAVVLSLFTLTAHNKIAAAVTIVLIGGLGFATVPPLQKRVLDQAAGAPTLASAVNIGAFNLGNALSAWLGGIVIAAGLDYTAPNWVGAVLAASALVLAVVSSRLERRTATRSRPVAAHLPEPAAVTAARR; encoded by the coding sequence ATGCCGCTAGCGCTCCTCGCTCTCGCCATCGGGGCATTCGGTATCGGAACCACCGAGTTCGTGATCATGGGACTGCTCCCGGAGGTGGCTGCGGACTTCCACGTCTCTATCCCGACCGCCGGCTACCTCGTCTCGGGCTACGCGATGGGGGTCGTCCTCGGGGCCCCGCTGATGTCCGTGCTCGGTACCCGGGTCACCCGTAAACGCATGCTGATGATCCTCATGGGGCTGTTCGTCATCGGCAACGTGGTCTCCGCGACCGCCCCCGTCCTCGGTGTGATGCTCGCCGGCCGCGTGATCGCCTCGCTCGCACACGGAGCCTTCTTCGGCATCGGATCGGTCGTGGCGGCCGATCTGGTCGCCCCGCACAAGAAGGCCGGTGCCATCGCCATGATGTTCACCGGACTCACCGTCGCCAACGTCGTCGGCGTTCCGCTGGGCACCTACATCGGGCAGACCACCGGCTGGCGCACCACGTTCTTCCTCGTCGCCGCCCTCGGCGTGATCGGCCTGCTCGGCGTCGCCAAGCTCGTCCCCGAGCAGCCCCGCGCCGAAGGCGTCCGGCTCCGGCACGAGCTGGCCGCGTTCCGCAATGTGCAGGTCCTGCTCGCCATGGCGATGACGGTGCTGGGCTTCGGCGGAGTCTTCGCGGCGATCACCTACATCACGCCGATGATGACGGAGATCGCCGGCTACTCGGCCTCCTCGGTCACCTGGCTGCTGGTCCTGTTCGGACTCGGCATGGTCGGTGGCAACCTCCTCGGCGGCAAATTCGCCGACCGCCACCTGATGCCCCTGCTGTACGTGTCGCTGGGGGCGCTGGCCGTGGTGCTGTCGCTGTTCACCCTGACCGCGCACAACAAGATCGCGGCAGCCGTGACCATCGTGCTCATCGGTGGCCTGGGCTTCGCGACCGTGCCCCCGCTGCAGAAGAGGGTGCTCGACCAGGCGGCGGGCGCCCCTACCCTCGCCTCCGCCGTGAACATCGGCGCCTTCAACCTCGGCAACGCGCTGTCGGCCTGGCTCGGCGGCATCGTCATCGCGGCCGGTCTCGACTACACCGCGCCCAACTGGGTCGGCGCGGTCCTGGCCGCCTCCGCCCTGGTCCTCGCCGTCGTCTCCAGCCGCCTGGAACGCCGCACGGCCACCCGGAGCCGCCCCGTCGCCGCCCACCTCCCGGAGCCGGCCGCTGTAACCGCGGCCCGGCGCTGA
- a CDS encoding GNAT family N-acetyltransferase yields the protein MPSSLPRPLAGLPVRRLTRDDLVPCADLSEDRGWPRDEHRWGLLLAAGTALGIDDPDGKGLMATCVVTSYGPRMAAIGMMLVAERYAGQGVARYLMHETIGTTDGVPLSLYATAAGRPLYEKLGFTAVGSAQRVSGHFRPAAGTGGPDATDRPGRTVRPASAGDLQAMLRLDADAFGLDRTHLLTRLPAFADHLRVAEDNGELIGYAALWPSADSHVVGPLIARDTAAAKLLVASLAGATERPLRADIDARHQELLDWLGERGLEPGSETTVMSLGDRQPGDWTQCFAPLSVATG from the coding sequence ATGCCCAGCTCACTGCCCCGCCCGCTCGCCGGCCTACCCGTCCGGCGTCTCACCCGGGACGATCTGGTCCCCTGCGCCGACCTCAGCGAGGACCGCGGCTGGCCGCGTGACGAGCACCGCTGGGGGCTGCTCCTGGCGGCGGGAACCGCTCTCGGTATCGACGATCCGGACGGCAAGGGCCTGATGGCCACCTGTGTGGTGACCTCCTACGGCCCCCGCATGGCTGCCATCGGCATGATGCTGGTCGCCGAGCGGTACGCCGGGCAGGGGGTCGCCCGGTACCTCATGCACGAGACGATCGGGACGACCGACGGCGTCCCGCTCAGCCTCTACGCGACGGCCGCGGGCCGGCCGCTCTACGAGAAGCTCGGATTCACCGCGGTGGGCAGCGCCCAGCGCGTGAGCGGGCATTTCCGGCCGGCTGCCGGCACCGGCGGTCCGGACGCGACGGATCGGCCGGGCCGCACGGTCCGTCCTGCCTCTGCCGGGGATCTGCAGGCCATGCTCCGGCTGGACGCGGACGCCTTCGGGCTCGACCGGACACACCTCCTGACCCGCCTCCCCGCCTTCGCCGACCATCTGCGGGTGGCCGAGGACAACGGCGAGCTGATCGGCTACGCGGCGCTCTGGCCGAGCGCCGACAGCCATGTCGTCGGCCCGCTGATCGCACGGGACACAGCCGCGGCGAAACTGCTCGTGGCCTCGCTGGCCGGGGCGACCGAGCGGCCGCTGCGTGCCGACATCGACGCCCGTCACCAGGAGCTCCTGGACTGGCTCGGGGAACGCGGTCTTGAGCCCGGTTCCGAGACCACGGTGATGAGCCTCGGGGACCGGCAGCCGGGGGACTGGACGCAGTGCTTCGCACCGCTGAGCGTGGCGACGGGCTGA
- a CDS encoding DUF2269 domain-containing protein: MKPLKRRPRRSLLVAHVAVSVSWLGLTVGLLTLALAAFATGDPATAQAATRAMKIFSDWLVVPVALLSLISGLVLSLRTRWGLALHRWVWTKFWLTLITTALSVLSLRPGINEAAELGRADINLVVAPSVATATYLFITAVSVLKPWGPTRRGRRLRISASSVKAVDERSSRRTA; encoded by the coding sequence GTGAAACCACTCAAACGCCGCCCCCGCAGAAGCCTCCTTGTCGCCCACGTCGCGGTCTCCGTCAGCTGGCTCGGACTCACCGTTGGTCTGCTGACGCTGGCCCTTGCCGCCTTCGCGACCGGGGACCCGGCCACCGCGCAGGCCGCCACCCGCGCCATGAAGATCTTCAGCGACTGGCTCGTCGTACCGGTCGCGCTGCTCTCCCTCATCAGCGGCCTGGTCCTGTCCCTCCGCACCCGGTGGGGGCTGGCGCTCCACCGCTGGGTCTGGACGAAGTTCTGGCTCACCCTGATCACGACAGCGCTGTCCGTCCTCTCCCTGCGCCCCGGCATCAACGAGGCAGCGGAACTGGGCAGGGCCGACATCAACCTGGTCGTCGCCCCGTCGGTGGCCACGGCGACCTATCTCTTCATCACGGCCGTCTCGGTACTGAAGCCGTGGGGCCCCACCCGGCGCGGCCGGAGGCTGCGGATCTCGGCCAGTTCCGTTAAAGCGGTGGACGAGCGATCATCGCGTCGGACAGCCTGA
- a CDS encoding NUDIX domain-containing protein, whose amino-acid sequence MTERPVVKRTARAILLDGNDLILIKRTKPGVDPYWVTPGGGVEPEDATVVDALHREVDEELGAKITDVVPCFVDTVEHIEGSGVKGVKVQHFFVCRLDSMDLSLRHGPEIDAPCGEYDVVRVPFSRVGIAAVHLVPLSLRHYLDGNIEGVRAMHATDLG is encoded by the coding sequence ATGACCGAACGCCCCGTGGTCAAGCGCACCGCACGCGCCATCCTGCTCGACGGCAACGACCTCATCCTGATCAAGCGCACCAAGCCGGGGGTCGACCCCTACTGGGTCACGCCGGGCGGCGGGGTCGAGCCCGAGGACGCGACCGTAGTCGACGCCCTGCACCGCGAGGTGGACGAGGAACTCGGCGCCAAGATCACCGATGTGGTCCCCTGTTTCGTCGACACCGTGGAACACATCGAGGGCAGCGGGGTGAAGGGCGTCAAGGTCCAGCACTTCTTCGTCTGCCGGCTCGACTCGATGGACCTCTCGCTGCGTCACGGGCCGGAGATCGACGCCCCCTGCGGGGAGTACGACGTCGTCCGAGTGCCGTTCAGCCGGGTCGGCATCGCCGCCGTACACCTCGTGCCCCTGTCGCTGCGGCATTACCTGGACGGCAACATCGAGGGCGTCCGGGCCATGCACGCGACCGACCTGGGCTGA
- a CDS encoding LysR family transcriptional regulator, translating into MDLALLRTFVTVHRAGSFTRAAALLGLSQPAVTSQIRTLERQLGRPLFLRRARGVTPTTIGDELAHRAAPHLDALVEIAETELDDESGVRTLHLAGPPEFTSLRALPALAPLIAQGLALRSSFSADTDETLEGLAAGHHDLAIVTARPRGGLLTATPLCDEEHVLIAAPRWAGRLGPGTLRRNGPVVLEQLPVVEVHESLPLVSRYWAAVFDTRPAAAGAVIAPDLRAVLECTAAGAGLAVLPRYLCEGALERGSVVALLDPPVPPLRTYFLAARTGTLALPHLARAHEWLLRAAADW; encoded by the coding sequence ATGGACCTGGCCCTGCTGCGCACGTTCGTCACCGTGCACCGGGCCGGTTCGTTCACCCGGGCCGCCGCTCTCCTCGGCCTCTCCCAGCCCGCGGTGACCTCGCAGATACGCACGCTGGAGCGGCAGCTGGGCCGCCCGCTCTTCCTGCGCCGGGCCCGCGGCGTGACCCCGACCACGATCGGGGACGAGCTCGCGCACCGGGCCGCTCCCCATCTGGACGCGCTGGTGGAGATCGCCGAGACGGAGCTGGACGACGAGTCGGGCGTCCGGACGCTGCATCTGGCGGGTCCGCCGGAGTTCACCTCGCTGCGGGCGCTGCCCGCGCTCGCCCCGCTGATCGCCCAGGGCCTCGCCCTGCGCAGCTCGTTCTCCGCGGACACCGACGAGACGCTGGAGGGCCTGGCCGCCGGGCACCACGACCTGGCCATCGTGACGGCCCGCCCGCGCGGCGGGCTGCTCACCGCGACCCCGCTCTGCGACGAGGAGCACGTGCTGATCGCCGCGCCCCGCTGGGCCGGGCGGCTCGGACCGGGGACCCTGCGGCGAAACGGCCCGGTGGTCCTGGAACAGCTGCCGGTCGTGGAGGTGCACGAAAGCCTGCCGCTCGTCTCCCGGTACTGGGCCGCGGTCTTCGACACCCGGCCCGCAGCCGCCGGGGCCGTCATCGCACCGGATCTCCGGGCCGTCCTGGAATGCACTGCAGCGGGCGCCGGGCTGGCCGTCCTGCCCCGCTATCTCTGCGAGGGCGCGCTGGAACGAGGCTCAGTGGTGGCACTCCTCGATCCTCCGGTGCCACCACTGCGCACCTACTTCCTCGCCGCGCGGACGGGCACGCTCGCCCTGCCGCATCTCGCTCGCGCGCACGAGTGGCTGCTGCGCGCCGCAGCCGACTGGTGA
- a CDS encoding cystathionine gamma-lyase: MSTMGDGTRAVRAGLPEPQQYEPTLPGPVFAAHFHLSGEPTGPYTYGRDANPTWTHLERAIGELEAPGESVETTVFASGMAAVSAVLLSQARNGDVIVLPDDGYQALPMVRAQLEAYGVEVRTAPTGGDAQLAALEGARLLWIETPSNPGLDVCDVRRLVEAAHAGGTLVAVDNTLATPLGQRPLELGADFSVASDTKGMTGHGDILLGHVACLDPELAAGVRRWRKVAGAIPGPMEAWLAHRSLATLELRIERQCANALALAEALTEHPEVTGLRYPGLPTDPSHQKAARQMRRFGSVVSFVLADRETAERFLSALRLAEDATSFGGVRSTAERRARWGGDAVPEGFIRFSVGAENPADLLADVERALAEAVDGS, from the coding sequence ATGAGCACCATGGGCGACGGAACCCGCGCGGTACGGGCAGGTCTGCCGGAACCGCAGCAGTACGAACCGACTCTCCCCGGTCCGGTCTTCGCCGCGCACTTCCACCTCTCCGGCGAGCCAACCGGCCCGTACACCTACGGCCGTGACGCCAACCCGACCTGGACGCATCTGGAACGGGCCATCGGTGAGCTGGAAGCGCCGGGGGAGAGCGTCGAGACCACGGTCTTCGCCTCCGGGATGGCGGCGGTCTCGGCCGTACTGCTGTCCCAGGCGCGCAACGGTGACGTGATCGTGCTGCCCGACGACGGTTACCAGGCGCTCCCGATGGTCCGGGCGCAGCTGGAGGCGTACGGGGTCGAGGTGCGGACCGCCCCGACCGGCGGCGATGCCCAGCTGGCCGCCCTGGAGGGTGCCAGGCTCCTGTGGATCGAGACCCCGTCCAACCCCGGGCTCGACGTCTGTGACGTGCGGCGGCTCGTGGAGGCCGCGCACGCGGGCGGGACGCTGGTGGCCGTGGACAACACGCTCGCCACCCCGCTCGGCCAGCGCCCGCTGGAGCTGGGCGCGGACTTCTCGGTGGCCAGCGACACCAAGGGCATGACCGGGCACGGCGACATCCTGCTCGGCCACGTGGCCTGCCTCGATCCCGAACTGGCGGCCGGGGTGCGGCGCTGGCGCAAGGTGGCCGGAGCGATCCCGGGGCCGATGGAGGCCTGGCTCGCCCACCGCTCGCTGGCCACCCTTGAACTGCGAATCGAGCGCCAGTGCGCGAACGCCCTCGCGCTGGCCGAGGCGCTCACCGAGCACCCGGAAGTGACCGGGCTGCGCTACCCCGGACTGCCCACCGACCCCTCGCACCAGAAGGCCGCGCGTCAGATGCGGCGCTTCGGCTCCGTGGTCTCGTTCGTGCTGGCCGACCGGGAGACCGCCGAGCGCTTCCTCTCCGCGCTCCGGCTGGCCGAGGACGCGACCAGCTTCGGCGGGGTGCGCTCCACCGCCGAGCGGCGGGCCCGCTGGGGCGGCGACGCGGTGCCGGAGGGCTTCATCCGCTTCTCGGTGGGCGCCGAGAACCCGGCGGACCTGCTGGCCGACGTGGAAAGGGCGCTGGCCGAGGCGGTCGACGGAAGCTGA
- a CDS encoding phage holin family protein, translated as MKNFVVKTIANAGALAVAIWLLQDITLTGGSTGRKALTLIVVALIFGLVNFCVKPILKLLTLPLFLLTLGLFTLVVNALMLMLTSWLAGQFDLSFHVDGFWTAVLGGLIISIVSWALNVVLPDED; from the coding sequence ATGAAGAATTTCGTAGTCAAGACGATCGCCAACGCGGGTGCGCTGGCAGTGGCCATCTGGCTGCTCCAGGACATCACGCTGACCGGCGGGAGCACCGGCCGCAAGGCCCTGACCCTGATCGTGGTCGCTCTGATCTTCGGTCTGGTCAACTTCTGTGTAAAGCCGATCCTGAAGCTGCTCACCCTGCCGCTCTTCCTCCTCACTCTGGGGCTGTTCACCCTGGTGGTGAACGCGCTGATGCTGATGCTCACCTCCTGGCTGGCCGGCCAGTTCGATCTGAGCTTCCACGTCGACGGCTTCTGGACCGCCGTCCTCGGCGGACTGATCATCTCGATCGTGTCCTGGGCGCTGAACGTGGTCCTGCCCGACGAGGACTGA
- a CDS encoding cupin domain-containing protein, with translation MKAFRLDELEAERAANDGAYLQFVRERNMSVGLYALNAGELDPQQPHKQDEVYLVVSGRASITVGMETTQVGRGSVVYVPAGTAHKFHHITEDLRVMVVFSPPEG, from the coding sequence ATGAAGGCATTCAGACTGGACGAACTGGAGGCGGAGCGGGCCGCCAACGACGGCGCGTATCTGCAGTTCGTCCGTGAACGGAACATGTCTGTCGGCCTGTACGCGCTGAACGCCGGGGAGCTCGATCCGCAGCAGCCGCACAAGCAGGACGAGGTCTACCTGGTCGTCAGCGGGCGCGCGTCGATCACCGTGGGCATGGAAACCACGCAGGTGGGCAGAGGAAGTGTCGTGTATGTACCTGCCGGCACGGCTCACAAGTTCCACCACATCACAGAGGACCTGCGGGTGATGGTGGTCTTCTCGCCGCCCGAGGGCTGA
- a CDS encoding DUF5326 family protein, translated as MREIFAGMPWWVKWIAVPVIAIVVFGGLIASVVGFVVWLLFKVLIFVVLVGGIVFLVRKFMSSSSSRGDW; from the coding sequence GTGCGGGAGATATTCGCGGGAATGCCCTGGTGGGTGAAGTGGATCGCGGTGCCCGTCATCGCGATCGTCGTGTTCGGTGGTCTGATCGCCAGCGTGGTCGGCTTCGTCGTCTGGCTGCTCTTCAAGGTCCTGATCTTCGTGGTGCTGGTCGGCGGGATCGTCTTCCTCGTCCGGAAGTTCATGTCGTCCTCGTCCTCGCGCGGCGACTGGTAG
- a CDS encoding helix-turn-helix domain-containing protein, with the protein MTTASSTAVPTLIGSVQRALRLLEAVGAHRDGAPAKQLAREAGLPLPTAYHLLRTLTHEGYLRRENGVFLFGAAAERLVGDGALQNRRSRMTQSLDRWRDIIGAPVYCAVYRDGEIELVAVADAPATPAVDEWAAFQETGHAHAIGQCLLSQLDEKAREDHLDRHPVRPLTRYSVRDRAALLERLRSLERTEPVIERQEYALGTVCAAIPIAAGFTAAAMAISVPLDQEERLLPAVERLRGEVASLLRSFVFSISI; encoded by the coding sequence TTGACCACGGCATCGAGTACCGCTGTGCCGACGTTGATCGGATCGGTGCAGCGGGCGCTGAGGCTGCTGGAGGCCGTGGGCGCCCATCGCGACGGGGCGCCGGCCAAACAGCTCGCGCGTGAGGCGGGGCTCCCGCTGCCCACTGCCTACCACCTGCTGCGCACCCTCACCCACGAGGGATATCTGCGCCGGGAGAACGGCGTCTTCCTCTTCGGCGCGGCCGCCGAGCGGCTGGTGGGCGACGGCGCTCTGCAGAACCGGCGCAGCCGGATGACCCAGTCCCTGGACCGCTGGCGGGACATCATCGGGGCCCCGGTGTACTGCGCCGTCTACCGCGACGGCGAGATCGAGCTCGTCGCGGTCGCCGACGCCCCGGCCACGCCCGCGGTGGACGAATGGGCCGCCTTCCAGGAGACCGGGCACGCCCACGCGATCGGCCAGTGCCTGCTGAGCCAGCTGGACGAGAAGGCCCGCGAGGACCACTTGGACCGGCATCCGGTCCGTCCGCTGACCCGGTACTCCGTACGCGACCGCGCGGCACTTCTTGAACGGCTGCGGTCCCTGGAGCGAACGGAACCGGTCATCGAGCGGCAGGAATACGCCCTCGGGACGGTCTGCGCGGCCATCCCGATCGCGGCCGGTTTCACGGCTGCGGCGATGGCCATTTCGGTACCTCTCGACCAGGAAGAACGGTTGCTCCCCGCAGTCGAACGACTACGTGGCGAAGTGGCCAGCCTCTTGCGTTCGTTCGTGTTCTCTATCAGTATCTGA
- a CDS encoding SsgA family sporulation/cell division regulator, translating into MRESVQAEVMMSFLVSEELSFRIPVELRYEVCDPYAIRMTFHLPGDAPVTWAFGRELLLDGLNSPSGDGDVHIGPTEPEGLCDVHIRLQVGADRALFRAGTAPLVAFLDRTDKLVPLGQECTLGDFEGNLEEALGRILAEEQNAG; encoded by the coding sequence ATGCGCGAGTCGGTTCAAGCTGAGGTCATGATGAGCTTCCTCGTCTCCGAGGAGCTCTCATTCCGTATCCCGGTGGAGCTCCGGTACGAAGTGTGCGATCCGTACGCGATCCGGATGACCTTCCATCTCCCCGGTGATGCCCCGGTCACCTGGGCTTTTGGCCGCGAGCTGCTGCTCGACGGCCTCAATAGCCCCAGTGGCGACGGGGACGTACACATCGGGCCGACCGAGCCCGAAGGACTGTGCGACGTCCACATCCGGCTCCAGGTGGGGGCGGACCGCGCTCTCTTCAGGGCGGGTACGGCACCTCTTGTGGCGTTTCTCGACCGGACGGACAAGCTCGTCCCGCTCGGCCAGGAGTGCACTCTGGGTGACTTCGAGGGCAATCTGGAAGAGGCATTGGGGCGAATTCTGGCCGAGGAGCAGAACGCCGGCTGA
- a CDS encoding YibE/F family protein: MTSPRIVPEQPSPQHTHTHAHTHTHGPAAPVSKHLRKVIAAVLIPFAAAVAVGLVVLWPGGAPAHERTGVGFDRQTQQAKVASVDKVDCKDVNAAQLPVDGETPPVKDPATGEGGAALCEKATVEVTSGKDKGRTFIEVVQPGAPRQLREGQEVVVAYAPDAPHDLQYSVTDVTRKFPMALLAGIFAVAVVVVGRLRGVMALVALALSFAVLTLFILPAILQGSNPLLVAVVGAGAIMLIALYICHGLTARTSVAVIGTLISLLLIGLLGSLFIGWASLSGNTDDSTGLIHGLYPHIDMSGLLLAGVIIGSLGVLDDVTVTQTSAVWELHQADPTMSAKQLYRAGIRIGRDHIASVVNTLVLAYAGAALPLLLLFSIAQSSVGTVANSELVAEEIVRTLVGSIGLVASVPVTTALAALVVSADRTGVGAEAGASAPVRSGRGRRRRAKASTVNHGE; the protein is encoded by the coding sequence GTGACGTCCCCCCGTATCGTTCCCGAGCAGCCGTCCCCTCAGCACACCCACACCCACGCCCACACCCACACGCACGGCCCCGCCGCACCCGTGTCCAAGCACCTGCGCAAGGTGATCGCCGCCGTACTGATCCCGTTCGCGGCCGCGGTCGCCGTCGGGCTCGTGGTGCTCTGGCCCGGTGGTGCGCCGGCGCACGAACGAACCGGTGTCGGTTTCGACCGGCAGACCCAGCAGGCGAAGGTGGCGAGCGTCGACAAGGTCGACTGCAAGGACGTGAATGCGGCCCAGCTGCCGGTCGATGGCGAGACCCCGCCGGTGAAGGACCCGGCGACCGGTGAAGGCGGGGCCGCACTCTGCGAGAAGGCCACGGTCGAGGTCACGAGCGGCAAGGACAAGGGGCGCACCTTCATCGAGGTGGTCCAGCCCGGCGCACCGCGACAGCTGCGGGAGGGGCAGGAAGTGGTGGTCGCGTACGCCCCCGACGCGCCCCATGACCTCCAGTACTCCGTGACGGACGTGACCCGGAAGTTCCCGATGGCGCTGCTGGCCGGAATCTTCGCCGTGGCGGTGGTCGTCGTGGGGAGACTGCGCGGGGTCATGGCGCTGGTGGCGCTCGCCCTGTCGTTCGCCGTGCTGACCCTGTTCATCCTCCCGGCCATCCTGCAGGGCTCGAATCCGCTGCTCGTGGCGGTGGTCGGGGCCGGCGCCATCATGCTGATCGCCCTCTACATCTGCCACGGGCTGACCGCCCGCACCTCGGTCGCCGTCATCGGCACCCTGATCTCGCTGCTGCTGATCGGGCTGCTCGGCTCGCTCTTCATCGGCTGGGCGAGCCTGAGCGGGAACACCGATGACAGCACCGGCCTCATCCACGGCCTGTATCCGCACATCGACATGAGCGGTCTGCTTCTGGCCGGCGTCATCATCGGCTCCCTGGGGGTGCTCGACGATGTGACGGTCACCCAGACATCGGCCGTCTGGGAACTGCACCAGGCGGACCCGACGATGAGTGCGAAGCAGCTTTACCGGGCAGGTATCAGAATCGGAAGGGATCACATCGCCTCGGTGGTCAACACCCTGGTGCTCGCCTATGCGGGCGCGGCGTTGCCGTTGCTGCTGCTGTTCTCGATCGCCCAGAGCAGCGTGGGCACGGTGGCCAACAGCGAGCTGGTGGCGGAGGAGATCGTGCGGACACTGGTCGGCTCGATCGGGCTGGTCGCCTCGGTGCCGGTGACCACCGCGCTCGCGGCACTGGTCGTCTCCGCGGACCGTACGGGGGTCGGCGCGGAAGCCGGGGCTTCGGCACCCGTACGGAGTGGCAGAGGACGACGGCGACGGGCGAAGGCCTCAACGGTCAATCACGGAGAGTGA